CGAGCGCCGGCATCGGAACGAGCGCGGCATAACGTCCAAAAAAGAGCAGAATGAGGGTGAGGGTAATCGCGTGAATAATTCCGGCAACGGGTGTGGCGCCGCCGTTTTTAATATTCGTAGCGGTGCGCGCGATGGCGCCGGTTGCCGGAATTCCGCCGAAGAGCGGCGAGGCGATGTTCGCGATTCCCTGCGCAACGAGTTCCATATTGGAACGGTGTTTCTTCCCGGTCATTCCGTCGGCCACAACGGCGGATAATAATGATTCAATCGCAGCCAGCAGAGCGATCGTTAACGCCGGCGCAAAGAGTCCGCGCATGATTTGGAAATCCATCGCCGGCAGTGTGAATGACGGCAGATGGCTTGGTACGCTGCCGAAGCGGCTGCCGATGGTTTCCACCGGCAGCTGAAATATCATCACAATCAATGTGGCGGCAATGAGTGCGATGAGTGAGCCGGGAATTTTTTTGGTACCGACGCGCGGCCAGAGAATCATAATGCCAATCGAGATGATTCCGATGCCGGCGGAGTAAGGACTGATTAAATTCAGATTCGTTCCGATGGCGGCAAGTTTACCGATGTATTCGCCGGGGAATTCAGTGAGTTGCATGCCGAGGAAATCAGGGATCTGCGTGGTTGCAATAATCACGGCGATGCCGGTGGTGAAGCCGATGATGAGCGGATAAGGCAGATACTTAATAATGCTGCCGAGCCGGCAGATGCCCATCAGCACGAGCATGACTCCTGCCATCAGAGTAGCGACGGCAAGTCCCTGCACTCCGTATTGCTGCACGATACCGTAAACAATGACGATAAACGCACCGGTTGGTCCGCCGATCTGTACGCGGCTGCCGCTGAAAAATGAAATCAGAAATCCGGCGATGATGGCGGTGTAAAGTCCCTGTTCAGGATTTACGCCGGACGCAATCGCGAATGCAATTGAAAGCGGCAGCGCAACGATGCCGGTAATCATGCCGGCGATCAGATCGCTGGAAAAAGTTTTCAGCGAATAGCCGCCGCGAAAGCAGGTGAACATCTGCGGGATCAAACGGGTATGCATAACGGTCCTCTTTTAGTCGCAAAATAAACGTGTGCTTATACACGTTTTACGCAACGAAAGGAATATATTAATGATTCTGATCCAGAATATCTTTTAGCTCATGTAGAACTTTTACATTCTGCTCCGGCGTGCCGGTTGTAATTCGAATCCAGTCCGGCAGACCGTAACCGTCCATCGGGCGGACGATGACTTTGCGCTTTTGCAGTGCCTGGAAAACGCTCCGGCCGTCGCCGGTTTTAATCAGAATAAAATTAGCGAATGACGATACGAACTCCAGCCCGCCGGCAATTTTCGGCAGTGTTTCATAGAACAGCTTCAGTCCGGCAGCATTTGTCCGGCGTGTATTGGCTAAATGATCTTCGTCCTCCAGCGCCGCCAGCGCCGCTTCCGCCGCCATCAGATTGACATTAAACGGCTGACGCACACGGTTAAACAATGCCGCGGTTTTTTCGTGCGCGATGGCATAACCAATACGCAAACCGGCGAGGCCGTATGCTTTTGAAAAGGTGCGCAGCAGCACCACATTCTCTTTTCCGGCATGAATATATTTCAGCAAATCCGGCGCAGTGCCGTCCGGCATCAATTCCAGATAGGCTTCGTCAAATACCGCCAGCACGTCCGGCGGAATTTTTTCAATGAATGCATCCAGCTGTTCCGGCGTCACCGCTGTACCGGTCGGATTGTTCGGGTTGCAGACAATGACCATGCGCGTTTCCGGCGTAATTGCCGCCAGCATTGCGTCGAGATCGTGTCCGAAATTTTTCATCGGCGTAACAATCGCTGTCGAATTAAACAGTGCCGCAACGAGGCGGTATACCGCAAATGAACCGTCGCTGATCACCATGTTGCTTGCCGGATTTAAAAACGTATGCCCTAGAAATTCAATCAGTTCATTACTGCCGTTACCGAACACCAGATTTTTTTTATCCACGCCGAGCTTCGCCGCCGTTTTTGCCTTCAGGGCGAAGCAGTCGCCGTCCGGATAGCGGTGCATGTTTTTTGCGTGCGCCGCCATGGCTTGCAGTGCTTTTGGCGACGGACCGAGTTCATTTTCGTTCGACGCAACTTTAATGATTTCGTCGATATTCTCAAAACCCAGTTCGCGCGCGACTTCTTCAATCGGTTTGCCCGGTTCATATACCGGCAGATTTGATATCCATTTATTCGCGATCATGCTTCATCCTTTTCAATATTTATTTAAATTGCGAACAAACGCGAATTTACACAAATAATTATTCAACTTATAAAATTTCAATTCATCCGCCGGCTGGCAAGGGACTGCCAGCCCCACCTTTCCATCCGCGTTATCCGCGGTCGAATTATGCGCTCCTGTAAAATTCTTTCGCCGGTAAAATTCCGATTCCGGCGTCTTCCATGACGCCGGCGGCACGCTCAGCATCATCAAAACGAATGACCAGCAGCGCTTTGTTTTTTGCGCCGCAGGCAAACGCATACATATACTCAACACTCAGCCCGCCGGCATCGGCGATTTCCAGAATTGCACCGAGTCCACCGGGCTGATCCGCCACTTCAATCGCTGCCACGTCCGTTAAATTCACCGCAAAGCCGGCGGCCTCAAGTACATGTTTCGCCTGTTCCCACTCGCGGACAATCAGACGTAAAATGCCGAACTCACTGGTGTCGGCGACGGTGAGCGTAACGATATTAATTCCGGCATCTGCCAGAATGCGGCACACATGGCTCAAATGGCCGGGCCGGTTTTCAAGAAATACAGAGATCTGCCGGATTTTCATATGATGTCTCCTTCACTGCGTTTATCAATTACCCGCTTTGCTTTGCCTTCGCTGCGCGCAATGGTTTGCGGTTCGACCAGCTGCACCGGCACGCGCAAACCAACGGTGTGTTCAATCGCGCGCATCAGTTTTTTACGCAGCGATTCCAGTGCGCTGATGCGGTCGCTGAACATCTCTTTTGTCACCTCAACCTGCACTTCAATCTGGTCAAGCCCGTCTTTACGTGTGAGCAGAATCTGATAATGCGGAACGGTTTCATCCACCGAGAGCAGGGCCGCTTCAATCTGTGCCGGGAAGACATTCACGCCGCGAATAATCATCATATCATCAGTGCGCGTACGAATGCGGTGAATGCGCCGGATGGTGCGTCCGCATGAACAGTGCTCCGGCAGTATCGCGGTAATGTCGTGCGTGCGATAACGGATCATCGGAAAAGCCTGTTTCGTCAACGTCGTAATGACCAGTTCGCCAAATTCACCGTCCGGCAGTACCGCGCCGGTTTCCGGATCAATAATTTCCGGCAGGAAGTGATCTTCAAAAATATGCAGCCCGTGCTGCGCCGCACATTCAATGCCGACGCCGGGTCCGATGATTTCCGACAGCCCGTAAATATCATACGCCCGGATGCCGGATTCACGCTGAATATAATCACGCATCGCTTCCGTCCACGGTTCCGCGCCGAATACGCCGGTCTTAAGCTTCAGGTCGGCAAACGACATCCCGTCCGCTTTCACGCGCTCAATCAGGTAAATGAAATAACTCGGCGTACAGCACACCGCGGTTACGCCGAAATCTCTCATTACCATCAGCTGACGTTCGGTATTTCCACCGGAAATCGGGATTACGGTTGCGCCGAGTTTTTCGGCACCGTAGTGCGCGCCGAGTCCGCCGGTAAATAGACCGTAACCGTACGCATTTTGCAGAATATCGTCTGCGCCCATGCCGGCGGCGGCGAATGACCGCAGCATCACGCTGCTCCAGACATCAAGATCATCCTGTGTGTAACCAACCACAATCGGCTTGCCGGTGGTCCCGCTCGACGCATGCAAACGCACCACCTCGTTCATCGGCACCGCGAACAAACCGTAAGGATAGGTATCGCGCAGATCATTTTTATCTGTGAACGGAAGTTTTTCTAAATCAGCGAGCGATTGCACATCGTCCGGCATCAAACCGCGTTCGTCCATGCGCCGCCGGAAAAGTGCAATATGGTCGTAGCAGCGTTTCATGACAGACCGCAGCCGCGCGAGCTGCAGCTCGCGTAATTCGCCGGGTTCCAGATAGTCCGGCATGCTTTCAGGATGAATATGTTTTTTCATGCATACATTTATTTATCAAATCAGTGCGTACGAAACCACGAAACAGTTGTCCAAAAAACATAAATCCGGAATTTTAATTGCACCGGCCGTGCAGCGCCGCCTGCACCGGTTCGGTAAATAGAAACTTGTTTTTGAAAATCTGTTCCTTAGTATATGGCGCCTTATTCCACCGGAGAGATGGCAGAGTGGTTTAATGCGCCGGTCTTGAAAACCGGAGAACCGCAAGGTTCCGGGGGTTCGAATCCCTCTCTCTCCGCCATCCTTCGCGCGTTGCGCTTCGGATGGCAGGCCATTTCCTTTGTTAAAAGCGCGAAGGATGATCGTCCGAAGCTCCATGAGCGAAGGAGGGCAAAATGCATTACGTATATATACTGCAAAGCGAAACGTATCCTGAAAAATATTATGTCGGTCAAACAGATGATTTAAAATCACGTATTGAAAAACATAACGCCGGATACGTCATTTCAACAAAACCGTTTAGTCCATGGAAAATTGCAAGTTATCATGCATTTGCAGATCGTCGGAAAGCAATGGATTTTGAAAAATATTTAAAGTCCGGTTCGGGAGTTGCGTTTGCCAAGAAAAGATTGCGATAGGAAATTATTATTCTGCATCTGACATTTCTTGAATGATATCAGTCTTATTATTTTCGCGCCCGGTGATTGAGGATGTCATCAATAGAAATGTATAATGGTGCAAAACACTTAAATAATAGGGCTGATACCGGACACCAGACACTAACGCAATATCATCAAACAAGCTGTGCGCCGGCGGACGGTGTGATCGTGAGAATTTCCGGCGAAACACCGCCGGCCCGGCTGAGCTCGATAATTTTTTCACTTACAGCGGCCGCATTTGCCGCCTGAACCATGGCAATGGCGCTGCCGCCAAAGCCGCCGCCGGAAAGCCGCGCGCCGAGCGCGCCGGCATCTTTTGCCGACGCAACGACGACATCAAGTTCTGCGCAGGAATTTTCAAAATTTTTGATCGAACTCCGGTGCGATTCAAACAGCAGTTCTCCGAAACCGGCGACATCGCCGGCAGCAAGCAGTGTTACACCGTTTTCAACGCGCGTGATTTCGCCAACCACGTGCGCCGCGCGTTGTGCCGCCGCCGGGTCAATTTTATCGCGATGGGCTGCAAATTCCTCCCACGAAACATCGCGCAGCGCCGCTACCGGATGCGGCAGGATTTTTGCAAATTGCTCCGCCGCCTGTTCGCAGCGTTCGCGCCGTTCGTTATACGGTGAATCGGCCAGGCTGTGTTGGATGTGCGGGTTGATTGCAAGAAATTCAATATCCGCCGGCAGGACAGCGCCGGTTACATCCAGACTGCGGAAATCGGAATGGATCAAACCGTGGTCACGGCCGAAAATACTGGAAAACTGATCAAGCAGACCGCATTTCGTTCCGGCAAACAGGTGTTCTGCTTTTTGACACAGTTTTGCGATCTCTTTTTTATCAATTTCTGTGCCGAGTATTTTCAACACCGCAAACGCTGCCGACACTTCGAGTGCGGCGGAACTGGAAAGCCCGGAGCCCATTGGAATCGATCCAAAAAATGTGCAGTCAAGGGCATCAATTTTTTCGCCGGTAAATTCCTGAATAAAATAAAACACACCCTTGATATAGCTTGCCCAGCCGAAGCCGGAAACTTTAGCAGTATCTGTCGGCAGAAATTCGGCAACTTCATTCACGTCCACTGCGAGCAGCCGGATTCCGGCGTGATCAGATTTTGAAATACAGAAACAATGCCCGAGGTCAATGGCCGCCGAAAGCACGGTGCCTTCATTGTAATCTGTATGGTTTCCTAAAACCTCAATCCGTCCCGGCGCCCATGCCACCGCTTCCGGCTGTTTCCCAAATCGCGCCCGATGTGCAGCAACGGCTTTCTCAATGGCCGTTTCTTTTTTCATTGTCTGTCCTTATCATTGCAAGTAAGCAAAAATTATTTTCATTATCACCGGTTTGTAAACAAAGAATAGTAGACAGGGTTAACAGGATTTATCGGATTAAGTTATTTTTTAATCACCGACCTTCACTAATTTGTGAATGCCGATCAGTGATTCGAATTTTTCTTCTTCCTTAGTTTTTCTTTGTAAAAGATTTCCGGGGGGTTCGTGTTTTGCGACCAATCTGCAATCAACAATGTCTAGTCCGAGCCATCGGTTTTGACTTTACCGGCCGCTTTAATTTTTTCGACGAGCGTGTTGCAGAGCCCGGGATCTTCAGCGAGAGCTTTGCGTGCGCCTTCACGCCCCTGTCCGAGCTGCTGTCCTTCGAACGAAAGCCAGGAACCTTTTTTATCAATCAGTCCGGCATCGATTCCGGCGTCGATCACTGAGCCGGTCCAGGAAATTCCTTCGGCATAAAGAATATCAAATTCAGCGACAGTAAACGGCGGCGCGACTTTATTTTTGACAACTTTCACTTTTGTGCGGTTGCCGTAAATCGTGCCGGCGGTATCTTTTAACTGTCCAATGCGCCGGATGTCTATACGCACAGACGAATAGAATTTCAGTGCGCGACCGCCGGGCGTTGTTTCAGGGCTGCCGAACATGACGCCGACTTTTTCACGAATCTGATTAGTAAAAATAACGCTGCAGTTAGTGCGCGCAATTGCGGCAGTGAGCTTACGCAGCGCCTGACTCATCAAGCGCGCCTGCAGGCCGACATGCGACTGTCCCATTTCACCTTCGAGTTCTGCGCGCGGCGTCAGCGCTGCCACGGAGTCAACCACCACAACGTCGATCGAACCGCTCTTCACGAGCGTTTCACAAATATTAAGCGCTTCTTCACCGGAATCCGGTTGCGAAACCAGCAGGTTATTCAAATCGACGCCGATTTTCTGTATGTAGCCGGGATCAAGCGCGTGTTCGGTATCGATAAATGCCGCCGCTCCGCCGCCTTTCTGCACGTTCGCGATAATATGCGAAACCAGTGTTGTTTTTCCGGAGGATTCGGGGCCGAAAACTTCAATCACGCGGCCGCGCGGCACGCCGCCGATGCCCAGCGCAATATCCAGCGTCAGCGCACCGGTGGAAATCGCCGGAATTTTTTTCGGGCCGGACTCTTCACCGAGGCGCACAATCGCGCCGTCGCCGTATTGTTTTTTAATTTCCGCCAGAACCGCGTCGAGGCTGACAGATCCCTCTTTTTTATCATTTTTTGCCATGCGAACAGCCTACACTCCCGACATTAATGTGCAAGCGCAGAAGTGTCCTCTTATTAAGAAAACTGTTGATATTCCGTGCCGGGGGCAGTTCGAATTGTTTCGTGTTTCGGAAAATTCTGTTTCGTGCTTATATGTCAGAATGTCTTTACTTAAAACGTATATTCTCGATGTACTTGGCTGTAAAGTCAACCATTACGATTCACGGCAGATTGTACGGTTGCTGCAAGGTCACGGACTGCGTTTAGCCGATTCCGGAGAGGCGGCCGATCTGGTGATCGTGCACACCTGCGGCGTAACGGCAGCGGCGGTGCAAAAATCCCGGCAGTCGATACACCGGCTGATTCGCCGGAATCCCGGGGCAGTGATTTTCATAACCGGCTGCGCCGCCAGCGAAGAACTGCTCGCCGTGCCGGGAAAAATTGATGCGCGCATTGCCGCCGGCCCCGGATGGATTCAACTGCTCGCCGACGAACTGCATCTGTTTTCATTACCGAATCCCAGTTTCCGTCTGCCGGAAAACGCCGACGAACTGCCGGCGGAAACGTTCGGTGAACGGACGCGCGGTTTTTTGAAAATTCAAGATGGCTGTGATGCAAATTGCGCCTATTGCATTGTGCCGCAGCTGCGCAAAAAACCGCGCGATAAAGATATGGATGCCGCGCTCGCCGAAGCTGAAGCGATAGTGCGGCAGGGCTGTAAAGAAATTGTCGTCGCCGGCGTTCATGTCGGATTATACGGACGCGGCAAAGAATATTCATTATCGGATTTCCTGCGCAAGCTTACAAAAATTCCGGCGCTCGAACGCATTCGTATGTCGAGTTTGCATCCGGCAGAATTAACCGATGAACTGCTGAATATCTGGAGCGGTGCAAAAAATATGATGCCGCATCTCCACCTTTCACTGCAGTCCGGCTCCGCCGGCGTTCTCCGGCGCATGGGGCGCAGCTATTCGCCGGAAGAATTTTCCGGTGCGGTGAAACGCGCACGCGCCATCCTGGATATTCCGGCGATTACAACCGACGTCATCATCGGCTTCCCCGGCGAAACGGCCGCAGAGTTTGAAGAGACGTTTAATTTCTGCTGTGCCGCCGGTTTTGCCGATATGCACATTTTCACCTTTTCGCCGCGGCCCGGAACGCGCGCCGCCGGAATGCCGGATGCTGTTCCGGCGCAGATTGCTCACGAACGGCAGCAGCGGCTTATGGAACTCGCCGGAATAATGAAAGAGAATTATCACCGGAAATTTATCGGCCGCACAGTGGATGTGCTGGTTGAACGCGCAGTGAACGGCGAATGTTCCGGTGGTTCGCCGCATTATATTCCGGTGCAGTTTCCCGGCGCAGAAAATCTATACCGGACGATCGTTCCGGTGAAAATTCTTTCAGCCACGAAGCAGAATTTATCAGGAGCAATACCGGACGCATAACGGCGCCGATAAAACGCGGGACGGGCATTCCTGCCTGCCCTGCGCAGGCAGGAATGCCTGCGCCACATTTGTTTCTTTGTAAAAAATCCGTGTATCCGGTGTGTTTGCCGTTTTCGCTGCTTTCTTTCAGAAAGCCACCCTTCGAATCCAGCCTGTCCGCGTATGCATCGTTGTGGGGCAGACATTCTTGTCTGCCCTGCGCAGGCAGGAATGCCTGCGCCACATTTGTTTCTTTGTAAAAAATCTGTGTATCCGGTGTATTTGCCGTTTTCGCTGCTTTCTTTCAGAAAGCCACTCTTCGAATCCAGCCTGTCCGCGTATGCATCGTTGTGGGGCAGACATTCTTGTCTGCCCTGCGCAGGCAGGAATGCCTGCGCCACATTTGCTTCTTTGTAAAAAAATCCGTGTATCCGGTGTATTTGCCGCTTTCGCTGCTTTCTTTCAGAAAGCCACTCTTCGAATCCAGCCTGTCCGCGTATGCATCGTTGTGGGGCAGACATTCTTGTCTGCCCTGCGCAGGCAGGAATGCCTGCGCCACATTTGCTTCTTTGCAAAAAATCCGTGTATTCGGTGTGTTTGCCGTTTTCACTGCTTTCTTTCAGAAAGCCACTCTTCGAATCCAGCCTGTCCGCGTATGCATCGTTGTGGGGCAGACATTCTTGTCTGCCCTGCGCAGGCAGGAATGCCTGTGCCACATTTGCTACTCCGGCAGGAAAACAGTCACAACTTACTTGTAGAAAACAAGTCCATCCCGCTATGCGGGAACTCATCAAAAACGGTCTATTCGCCGGCGAAAACCGCTGCCGGAATTTTTACCGGACATCTTTTTCTGAAAGTTTTTTTCCGGAACGCAAATGTTCCTCTATGATCTGAACACATCGTTCACTTCGCGAGATGCCCAGTTTCCGGGCGCTTTGATCCAGAGCAGCAGCCAGTTGTTCTGAAACGGCAGTTTTTATAACTTTTTTATACATATGTATCTTTCCCAGTCTTTAAATGATATCAGCAAAAAATACGTATAAATTTTATATAAAAAGCATGAGTTATTTCTGAGCCGCTAAGGGCATGCTTTCTGTTTTTTCAAACGAATCTGCCAGTTCATTGTAAACAGATTTCGCATCGAAGCCTAACGCGTTGCAAATCCAGTAAAACTCAAGAATATCCACACGGCGTTCGCCGTGTTCTATCCGCCAGACAAAAGACTGTTCCCGTTGCAGCATGTCCGCCATCTGCTGTTGCGTAAGACCGGCTGCCGTTCGCATTTGTACCAGTTTTTTCGTGACACACTCGTATTCAGCGGTATGGGTAGATTTTCTCATACGGATAACATTGCACTATTTGCTGCCGTTATCGCAAAACGCGTTAAATTGGTGTAAATTTAATGTAATTTATTATCCATAAATTGGATATATCGGTTTTTGTCGCATGACGAGATTTATAAAAATAAAAATTGTTTTCAATCGCGTGTTCATTATATCCTGAACAGATTGAATTTTGGAGAATGCAGTTGGACGCCGTACTTTCAGCGCTTGAAAAAGAAGTAGTCGATGTTTTCGTCAAAGTTGCTGCGATTGTAAACCTTCCGCGCTCGGTCGGAGAACTATACGGCATCCTGTTCATCTCTCCCGAACCGATGTGCATCAGCCTGCTGATGAAAAAATTGAACATGAGCAAAGGTTCGACCAGTCAGGGGCTTAAAATTTTGCGCTCTTTCGGCGCAGTCAATACAGTCTATATTCCCGGCGACCGGCGGGATTTTTATGAGGCGGAGGCGCAGCTCAAAAAAATTGTCGGCGGATTTATTAACGAACAGCTGCGGCCGCACTTTGAAAACGGGAAAGAGCGGATTCAACAGATGGAGCAGCTGGCTAAACAATCCGGTGAAGAGTTTTTCATCGAGCGCATCGACCGCCTGAAGGGCTGGCATAAAAAAGCGGCTATGCTGGCGCCGTTCGCTGCAAGTTTTGCCAAGGCAGATGGATGAACAAAGAGGCGTCAGCACAAGCGGATACGGTTTGGATTTGCGTGAAAACGCAAACCCGGCGGGAGCATATTGCCGCCGGCCAGTTGCGCCGATTGGCGGAGGTCGAAGTCTTTTGTCCGCGGATCCGCTTCCGGCGCAATACCAGGCGGGGCAGGGTCTGGTTTGACGAAGCGCTGTTCCCCGGATATCTGTTTGTGCGCTGCAAGATTCAAACAACCGGGCGTATCATTGCGACGACCGCCGGAGTCCGGGGAATTATCCGGTTTGCCGGTGAATATGCGACTGTGCCGGCACCGGTCATTGAGTTTTTGAAGCGCGAGGGTGGCGAAACGGTGATCATCCGTGAGCCGGAGCTGCGGACGGGCGATGAAGTTATAGTGGCCGCCGGCGCACTGCGCGGGCTGCGTGCTGTCATCACTCAGGAACTGCCGGGCAGTGAGCGGGTGAACATTTTAATGGATTTGATGGGTACGGCTGTTGCGGCAGAAGTCCCGGTGGATGTTTTGGAACGGGTGGCCTGAACAGGGCCGCCAGAAGGTCGAACGTTGGCCTTTAAACAACAGAGTAAACCAGAGAGAAGGTTTCGGAATATTGCCGAACGACCGGGGGCGGCAGCTTAACTTAGAAAGGTAGCGATATGATAAAAAAAGCATTGATCACAGGCATTACAGGACAGGACGGATCCTATTTAGCGGAACTGCTGCTGGACAAAGGCTATGAAGTTCACGGGATTGTCCGGCGCACCAGTTCATTCAATACGGGACGGATAGACCATCTGTATAAAGACCGGCATGAAACCGGCGTGAAGATGTTCCTTCATCACGGAGATTTGACCGACTCCAGTAACCTGAACCGGCTGATTGAAAAAATCAGACCGGACGAAATTTATAATCTGGGCGCCCAGTCGCACGTTCAGGTTTCGTTTGAAGTGCCGGAATATACGGCGGAAGTGGATGCCATCGGAACCCTGCGCCTGCTGGATGCCATCCGTGAAACCGCCGTCAACAGCCGGTTTTATCAGGCATCCACCTCGGAGCTGTATGGGAAAGTTGTCGAAGTTCCGCAGACCGAAACAACGCCGTTTTATCCGCGCTCGCCGTATGCGGTCGCAAAACAGTACGGGTTCTGGATTGTAAAAAACTATCGCGAGGCCTACGGACTGCATGCCAGCAACGGAATACTTTTCAATCATGAGTCGCCGCGCCGCGGGGAAACCTTTGTAACGCGCAAAATCACCATGGCGGTGGCGCGCATCTCCCGCGGTCTGCAAAAATGTCTCTATATGGGCAATATCAATGCCCGGCGCGACTGGGGATATGCGCCGGATTATGTTGACATGATGTGGATGATTCTTCAGCAGGACACCCCGGATGATTATGTGGTCGCAACCAATGAAATGCACACCGTGCGCGAATTTATCGAGAAGTCGTTTGCCTACACCGGCATTGAGATCGTCTGGGAAGGCGAAGGGGTGAAAGAGGTTGGCAGAAACCGGAAAACCGGCGACGTGATTGTTCGCATCGATCCGCGTTATTACCGCCCGGCAGAGGTTGAGCAGCTGCTGGGGAACCCCGCCAAAGCCAAACAGCAGCTCGGCTGGGAGCCGACAGTAAAATTTGCAGAACTCGTTAACATCATGACCGAGGGGGATCTCCGTCTGCTGGATGGCGAATGCTACCGGAAAGGGTTTTAGAAGTTTGAGGTTGGGAGTTGGCAGTTTGAAGTTTGGAGTTAGCGGTTGGAAGTTGGGAGTTTGTGGTTTGGGGTTTGAGGGCGGGAGTTTGGAGTTGGGGGTTGATGGTTTGAAGATTGGGGTTGAGTGAGAGTTATGAGTGATTATAAGGATCTTGATGTCTGGAAAAGAGCGGTCGATGTGGTTGTACGCATTTATAGAGAGACGGCATCTTTTCCGGACTCAGAAAAATTCGGAATTGTGAACCAGATGCGGCGGGCTGCCGTTAGTATACCCTCAAATATTGCAGAAGGGAGTGCCAGACATCATTCCAAAGATTTCACCCATTTCTTACGTATTGCAGATGGATCGGCCGCAGAACTGGAAACGCAGCTTATCATCAGCATCAAACTGGAATTTTTATCAGTACCGGCAGAATTACTGGAAGAAATAACCGTTCTCCGGCGCATGCTTGCCGCATTAATAAAATCATTACGGAAGTAAGTATGAAACATCCAACCCCCAACCCCAAACTCCCAACTTCAAACTCCCAGCCTCCAACTGCTAACTCCCAACTTCAAACTCCTAACCTCCCAACTCCAAACATCCCGTGCAATGCACGGATCTACATCGCCGGACATTTGGGTCTGGTCGGCGGCGGCATCTGGCGGGCTTTTGAGCGGCACGGCTACACCAACCTGATCGGACGCTCCATTGATGAGCTGGATTTAATTCAGCAGCAGGCTGTAGACGAATTTTTTGCCGCTGAAAAACCGGAATACGTTGTTTTAGTGGCGGCAAAAGTCG
The sequence above is drawn from the Kiritimatiellales bacterium genome and encodes:
- a CDS encoding MiaB/RimO family radical SAM methylthiotransferase — its product is MSLLKTYILDVLGCKVNHYDSRQIVRLLQGHGLRLADSGEAADLVIVHTCGVTAAAVQKSRQSIHRLIRRNPGAVIFITGCAASEELLAVPGKIDARIAAGPGWIQLLADELHLFSLPNPSFRLPENADELPAETFGERTRGFLKIQDGCDANCAYCIVPQLRKKPRDKDMDAALAEAEAIVRQGCKEIVVAGVHVGLYGRGKEYSLSDFLRKLTKIPALERIRMSSLHPAELTDELLNIWSGAKNMMPHLHLSLQSGSAGVLRRMGRSYSPEEFSGAVKRARAILDIPAITTDVIIGFPGETAAEFEETFNFCCAAGFADMHIFTFSPRPGTRAAGMPDAVPAQIAHERQQRLMELAGIMKENYHRKFIGRTVDVLVERAVNGECSGGSPHYIPVQFPGAENLYRTIVPVKILSATKQNLSGAIPDA
- a CDS encoding helix-turn-helix transcriptional regulator, producing MRKSTHTAEYECVTKKLVQMRTAAGLTQQQMADMLQREQSFVWRIEHGERRVDILEFYWICNALGFDAKSVYNELADSFEKTESMPLAAQK
- a CDS encoding transcription termination/antitermination NusG family protein — encoded protein: MNKEASAQADTVWICVKTQTRREHIAAGQLRRLAEVEVFCPRIRFRRNTRRGRVWFDEALFPGYLFVRCKIQTTGRIIATTAGVRGIIRFAGEYATVPAPVIEFLKREGGETVIIREPELRTGDEVIVAAGALRGLRAVITQELPGSERVNILMDLMGTAVAAEVPVDVLERVA
- the gmd gene encoding GDP-mannose 4,6-dehydratase, translating into MIKKALITGITGQDGSYLAELLLDKGYEVHGIVRRTSSFNTGRIDHLYKDRHETGVKMFLHHGDLTDSSNLNRLIEKIRPDEIYNLGAQSHVQVSFEVPEYTAEVDAIGTLRLLDAIRETAVNSRFYQASTSELYGKVVEVPQTETTPFYPRSPYAVAKQYGFWIVKNYREAYGLHASNGILFNHESPRRGETFVTRKITMAVARISRGLQKCLYMGNINARRDWGYAPDYVDMMWMILQQDTPDDYVVATNEMHTVREFIEKSFAYTGIEIVWEGEGVKEVGRNRKTGDVIVRIDPRYYRPAEVEQLLGNPAKAKQQLGWEPTVKFAELVNIMTEGDLRLLDGECYRKGF
- a CDS encoding four helix bundle protein, which codes for MSDYKDLDVWKRAVDVVVRIYRETASFPDSEKFGIVNQMRRAAVSIPSNIAEGSARHHSKDFTHFLRIADGSAAELETQLIISIKLEFLSVPAELLEEITVLRRMLAALIKSLRK